GTACACCACCATCTGGATGGATTCCCTGCGGGACGGAGCCTCCTCCCTGGTGAACACCAACCGCCTGATCCGCTTCTACCAGGGAGCCACCGGCCTGAAGACCGGCTCAACAGACAGTGCGCTGTACTGCCTCTCTGGTACGGCCGAGCGGGACGGCATGGAACTGATCGCCGTCATCATGAAGGCACCAACCTCCACCCAGCGGTTTGAGGATGCCACCAATCTGCTGAACTACGGCTTTTCCACCTACACGCTGGAGAATGTGGTGCCGGAGTCCGCCCTGCCGCCGGTGCCCGTGTCCCTGGGGACCCAGGCCACAGTGCAGCCGGTGCTGGGGGAGAACACGCACCTCCTGCTGGAAAAGGCCAAGGCGGGCAGCCTGCAGCAGCTGGTCACCCTGGCGGACTCTGTGGAGGCGCCGGTGGCGGCGGGCAGTCAACTGGGGACCCTCACCATCACCTCCGGGGAAGAGGTCGTGGCGGAGCTGCCCATCCTGGCAGGAGAGGAGATCCCACGGGTCACCTTCGGCCAGATGCTGGTCCAGATGCTGCGGACGGCCTTCCTCTGCGGCTGACGGCGGCGGGGGGCGCTGCACCCCCTGAAATCCCGGCGGATTGCGACCGCTTTCCCTTGTGTCCCGTTTCGGGGCATGGTATAATAAGGCAACAAACCCGCGCAGCTTTACGAAAGAGAGGCCGGTCATGATGCTGGATGTCAAATCGTTCCAATTACAGTCTTTTCTGCCCCTGCCCTATGAGGAGGTCCTGGCGCCGCGGCTGAAGCGGGCCCATGAGAAGCTCCAGAGCGGCAGCGGTGCCGGCGGAGAGTTCACCGGCTGGGTCCATCTGCCCCGGGACTATGACCGGGAGGAGTTCGCCCGCATCCAGGCGGCCGCGTCCCGGATCCGGGCCAACTCCCAGGCCCTGGTGGTCATCGGGATCGGCGGCTCGTACTTAGGCGCCCGGGGTGTCATCGACTGCCTGCGCTCTCCCAATTACAACCTGAAGCGCAAGGATACGCCCAACATCTACTTTGTGGGCAACGGCCTTTCCTCCGACGCCATGGGGGAGGTGCTGGACCTGGTGGCGGACGTGGATTTCTCCGTCAACGTGATCTCCAAGTCGGGCACCACCACCGAACCCGCCGTGGCCTTCCGCTTCTTCCGGGCGGCCTTGGAGAAGAAGTACGGCCGGGAGGGTGCCCGGGAGCGGATCTACGCCACCACGGACAAGGCCCGGGGCGCCCTGAAGTCCCTGGCGGACAGCGAGGGATGGGAGACCTTCGTGGTCCCCGACGACGTGGGCGGCCGATACAGCGTGTTGACCGCCGTGGGCCTGCTGCCCATCGCCGTGGCCGGGGTGGATATCACCGCCCTGATGCAGGGAGCGGCGGAGATGATGGAGACCTGCACCGAGGCTTCCTTCCGGTGCCCTGCCTGGCGGTACGCCGCCATCCGGTACGAGCTGTACCGGGCGGGCCGGTCCATTGAGCTCTTGGCCTGCTATGACCCGGCGTTCCGGTTCATGGCGGAGTGGTGGAAGCAGCTCTTCGGTGAGAGCGAGGGCAAGGAGGGCAAGGGCCTCTTCCCCGCCAGCGTGGAGTTCACTGCGGACCTCCACTCCATGGGCCAGTACATCCAGGAGGGCAAGCGCCTGATGTTTGAGACCGTGGTGCGCCTGGGTCCCTCCGACCGACAGCTGACAGTCCCGGCGGACGAGGCGGACGGCGACGGGCTGAACTTCCTGGCGGGCAAGTCCCTGGACTTCATCCGGGACCGGGCCATGGAGGGCACCCTGCTGGCCCACACGGAGGGCGGCGTGCCCAACCTGATCGTGGAGACCTCCGGCAGGACGCCGGCAGACCTGGGGCAGCTGATCTACTTTTTCGAGTACGCCTGCGGCCTCTCCGGCTATCTGCTGGACGTGAACCCCTTCGATCAGCCGGGGGTGGAGGCCTACAAGAAGAATATGTTCGCCCTGCTTGGCAAGCCGGGCTATGAGGACCGGCGGGCGCAGCTGGAGAGCAAGCTGGAGGGGTGACCAGCCTCGGATTGGGCGGCATCCGTCCTGCCGCCCACTGTCAATCTCCATTATGAACAAAGTTTGAATCTTCATTTCTCCATTGTTTTTCACGCGATCTTGTGGTATGCTTAACATACCGAATTTCCCCCAGCGACTTTAATTGACAGGAGTGATTACTATGGTCAGACTGATTATGGGCGTGAAGGGCTCCGGCAAGACCAAGCAGCTCATTGAACTGATCAACAACGCGGCGAAGGACGAGCCCGGCAACGTGGTTTGCATCGAGGCTAACCGCACCATGACATACGATATCCACTACCACATCCGCCTGATCGACGCCCAGGAGTACAATCTGGACAGCTACGAGCTCTTCCGGGGCTTCATCAGCGGCCTGTATGCGGGCAACTATGATATCTCCCATGTGTTCATCGACAACCTGTGCAAGACCATCGGCCGGGAAGTGGACAAGGACACCGAGAATTTCCTGAACTGGCTGGACGCCTTTGGCGAGAAGAACAACATCAAGTTCACCGTCACCATCAGCGCCGACCTCTCCCTGGCTACTGACGGGATGCAGAAGTTCCTGTAAGGCTGCTGCGCTTTCCCATATACACAGACGCCGCCTCTGCCAACTGGCAGAGGCGGCGTTTTTCAGGTTTCAGATTTGCACCTGGGAGGATCCGGCGTCCAGCCCCTCCAGCAGATTGTAATTATCATAGTCCGCCACAGAGGACAGGTCGCTGAGGCACAGCTGGTCCACGCCGAAGAAAGCAGCCATCCGGGCCCGCTCCAGGGCGGCCTCGCCGTTGAGATACCACACCGCGGTGTCCCCGCTGCCGGAGGTGAGATAGGCGCAGGCGTAGCGGTCGGAGTAGTAATCTTTCGTCTGGGAGGCGGACAGCAGCTGCTCGATCTCGGCGGCGGAGGCCTGGCCGATGTGCCGCCCATCCGTCCAGGCGGAGCCCGTGGTGGTCAGCAGCAGGCTGAGACAATCGGAATCCACCTGGTCCGCCAGTTCGGCCAGGGCGTAGTAGACCTCCTCCAACGGCGCCAGGGGGGCGATGGGGAAGTCCTCGGACACGTCGCCATAGTCCGCCACCCGTACCACCAGCTTGTCGGCCGGCTCACTCAGGGCGGCATAGTCATAGCCGTTGTATGCGGCTCCCTGCCAGACGGGCGCCTCCACCATCAAATAGAGCAGCCGGTCCTCTCCCAGTTCGGCCCGCAGCGCCTCCGCCAGCGCGGTGAAATCCTTCTTCTGGGCGGAAGAGAGCTCCGCCAGGTCCAGAAACAGCCCCTCATAACCGCCGCTCTCCACCGCGGCCGCCAGTACCTCTGCGGTGTGGCTGGGGTCATCCTTCAGTGCCGAGGCGCTCCCGCCCACATGCAGCAGCGGCACGGCACCGGCGGCGGTGATGGTCTCCTGCAGGGCGGCTGCGGTCTCTGCATCGGGGGTACCGGCGAGCCGGGACTCCCCGGCGTAGATCAGCCGGGCGCCGCCCACCGCCACGGCGCCATAGCCGGTCAGGTCTGTCAGACCCTCCGCGGAATAGGCGATGCCGGTTTTCTCCGGGGCCGCGGCGTGATAGCTGTCATACAGCCGGATCAGCATGACCGCCGCCTGCTCCCGGGTGGCAGTCTGATCCGGGGAGAAGGTGGTGGCCGCAGTGCCGTTCACCAGCCCCAGCTCATGGGCCATGGCGATATAGCCCACGTTGGTGGTCACATCTCGGAAGGGCATGGGCAGGTCCTGGGCCAAACCGGCGATGGTGCCGTAGCCCATAGCCCGCACCAGCATGACCGCCAGCTCCTCCCGGGTGATGGGCTCCCGGGGGCGGAACGTATCCGTCTGCCGGGTGATGGCCCCGTTGGCATAGGCGGTCTCCACCGCGCTGTAATACCAGGCACTCTTGTCCTGGTTGTCCGTATAGGACCCGGCCTCCGGTGTTACCATCTCCCAGCCGAACAGGCGGCACAGGGCCACCACAAAGGCCCCCCGGGTCATGGGAGCCCCCAAGCCGAAGCGGGTGGGCGTCTGCCCCTGGAACAGGCCCAGGTCCACGGCCCGACGGATGGAGTCCGCCGCCCAGTGGCTCTCCGGCACGTCGGAAAAGCCGGTGGAGGCCGCTGCCGCGGGCGCCGGCAGCGCCGCTGTCACCAGCAGGGCGCAGAGCAGCGCGCAGGAACAGAACCATTGCAGTCGTCTTTTCATGTTGTCATTCTTCGCTCCTTTAGCGTCAGATTTCTTTCAGATTCTGGCAGAGATGCCCGGATTCGCCCTCTGTCGGTATGCCATTGTACCAGAATCTGCCGCCGCCGTCAAACGAACGGTGTCGGAACGCAGAAAAACCTTTACGTTTCACCCCTTGCCTGCTATAATAATTTAGTTATGATGGCTTTTTATTACCTTTGAAAGGGAGGGAACGTGCCATGAGATTCAAAAAATGGAACATCGGGACCCCGGCTGAGCGGGACGTTGCCCTCCTGCGGAGTGCCGGATACCCCTATCTCCTCTCCACGGTCCTGGCGGCCCGGGGTGTCACCACTGCCGAGGCGGCGGCCGAGGCGCTGGAGCGGGACAGGAGCCTCAGCATGTCCCCCATGCTGATGCGGGATATGGACAAAGCCGTCGCCCGCATCCAGCGGGCGATCAGCCAGGGGGAGACCATCGCCGTGTTCGGCGACTACGACGTGGACGGCATCACTTCCACGGTTCTGCTGATGGACTATCTCAAAAGCTGCGGCGTCCGCTGCCTGCGGCATATCCCCCGCCGGATCGAGGAGGGCTATGGCCTGTCCAAGGAGGCCATCCAAGGCCTGCGGGACCAGGGCGCCACGCTGATGATCACCGTGGACTGCGGCATCACCGGCAACGAGGAGGTGGACTTCGCTGCCTCCATCGGGCTGGATGTGGTCATCACCGACCATCATGAGTGCAAGGAGGAGCTGCCGCGGGCGCTGGCAGTGGTGGACCCCCACCGCAGCGACTGCCCCTATCCCTTCAAGCATCTGGCGGGAGTGGGTGTGGCGCTGAAGCTGGTGCTGGCCCTGGGGGCGAGAGCCGGGAGGATGCCCTGTTCGCCCGATACTGCACCCTGGCGGCCATTGGCACCATTGCCGACGTGATGCGGATGGAGGGGGAGAACCGCACCATCGCCTTCTGCGGGCTGGAGGCCCTGCCCCACACGGACTTCGTGGGCGTCCACGCCCTGCTGAAGGAGGCGGGGCTTCTGGGCAAGCCCATCACCTCTGTCCAGATCGGCTTTGTGCTGGCCCCCCGGATCAACGCCGCCGGCCGCATGGGCGCGGCGGATCTGGCCGCGGACCTGCTGGAGACCGATGACCCCGCCCGGGCCGAGGAGCTGGCAAAGGCTCTGTGTGACCTAAACCGGGAGCGGCAGGCGGTAGAGCAGGCCATCTGCGCCGACGCCACCGAGAAGATCGAGCGCCTCCGGGCCGAGGACCGCAGCGCCCTGGTCCTCTCCAGCGAGGACTGGCACCAGGGCGTGGTGGGGATTGTGGCCTCCCGCCTCAGCGAGAAGTACGCCTGCCCAAGCTTCATGATTCATCTGAAAGACGGCGTGGGCAAGGGTTCCTGCCGGTCCTACGGCGGGTTCAACCTGTTTTCCGCGCTGGAGTCCTGCGCCGACCTGCTGGAGGGCTTCGGCGGCCACGAGTTGGCGGCGGGCTTTACCATCTCCGAGGAGAACATCGACGCCTTCCGGGCCCGGATGAACCGGTATGTCCGCTCCGCCTCCGGCGGGGAACGGGCGGTATCCTGCCTGGACGTGGACGCGCCCATCTCCTGCCCCGGCGAGGTGACGCTGGCGGAGGTGGAGCAGCTGGACCAGCTGGAGCCCTATGGCGCGGGTAATCCCCGGCCGGTGTTCGCCCTGCTGGGCGCCACGGTGGACGTCCTGCAGCCCGTGGGCCAGGGGAAGCACCTGAAGCTCCGCCTCTCCAAGGGCACGTGCCGGTTTGACGCCATCTTCTTCTCCATGACGGAGGAGACGTGCGGCGTGGCGGCGGGCATGCGGGTGGACGCGGCCTTTTATCTCCAGGCCAATACCTTCCGGGGCAATACCACCCTGCAGCTGCAGCTCATCGACATCCGCCCCTCTCTGACCCCCAGCCGCCATGAGGCGGCGGACCTGGACCTGCTCCACCGCCTCGTGGCGGGAGAGGGCCTCACCGGGCAGGAGCGGGCCCGGCTCCAGGCGTCCCGCAGCCAGTTCGCCGCCTTTTGGACCGTGCTGGAGCGGCAGCTCCGCCGGGGAAAGGCGGAGGAGGAGATGCTGCCCTTTCTGCGGCGGCTGTCGGCACTCTCCGGCGGGTGTGAGAGCTTCCTCCGGGCCGGCCTGGCCCTGGCCGTGTTCCAGGAGCGGGGCCTGATCGCCCTGTCCGTCCAGGGGGACCAGGTGACGCTTTCGCTGAATCCCATCCAGGGGAAGGTGGATCTCTTCGCCTGCCCCTATCTGTCCCGCCTGCGGGAGGACGCCGCCGGCAAGAGTGGAGGTGTTGTGTCATGACCATTCAGGAACAGTATGAGAACCTGGAAAAGACTGTCCGGGGCTACAATCCTGCGGCAGACTTCCAGCACATCCGGGCGGCCTTTGAATTTGCGGCAGAGGCCCACAAGGACCAGAAGCGCAAGAGCGGGGAGCCCTATATCATCCATCCCCTGGCGGTGGCGCAGATTGTGGCGGAGGAGCTGCGGCTGGACAGCGAGTCCATCGAGGCCGCCCTGCTCCACGACGTCATCGAGGACACCGCCGCCACCCACGAACAGGTATCCAAACTCTTTTCACCCACCATCGCCGACCTGGTGGAAGGCGTCAGCAAGCTGACCCGCATCCAGTACGCCACCAAGGAAGACGAGCAGATGGAGAACCTGCGGAAGATGCTCATCGCCATGAGCAAGGACATCCGGGTGATCCTCATCAAGATCTCCGACCGGCTCCACAACATGCGGACCATGGAGTACCAGTCTCCCGCCAAGCAGAAGCAGAAGTCTCTGGAGACTATGGAGATCTACGCCCCCATCGCCCACCGGCTGGGTATGCAGCGCATCAAGTGGGAGCTGGAGGACCTGTCCTTAAAATATCTGGACCCCATTGGCTACGAGGAAATCGTCTCCAAGCTGGAGGCCAAGCACCAGGAGTACGAGGACTTCATGCGCCGCATCCAGATCCAGATCGACGACCGGCTGAAGGAGCTGGACATCGATCACATCGTCTACGGCCGGATGAAGCATCCCTACTCCATCTACCGGAAGATGTTCAACCAGAACAAGAGCCTGGACGAGATCTTCGACCTGTTCGCCTTCCGGGTGATCGTGAACACGGTGGGGGACTGCTACAACGTTTTGGGTGTCATCCATGATCTCTACAAGCCCATTCTGGGCCGCTTCAAGGACTATATCGGCACTCCAAAGCCCAACGGATATCAGTCCCTCCACACCACGGTCATCGGCGCGGACGGCCTGCCCTTCGAGGTGCAGATCCGCACCAAGGAGATGCACGAGATCGCCGAGTACGGCGTGGCCGCCCACTGGAAATACAAGCAGAACGGCCAGGGCGCCGGCACCGAAGGGCGCTACGAGTGGGTCCGCCGTTTGCTGGAAAACCAGGAGGGCGCGGACGCAGAGGACTATATCCACTCTCTGAAGATCGATATGTTCTCCGATGAGGTGTTCGTCTTCACACCGGGCGGCGACGTGCAGAACCTGCCCGCCGGCGCCACGCCCATCGACTTTGCCTACGCCATCCACTCCGCCGTGGGCAACCGGATGGTGGGCGCCAAGGTGAACGGCCGGATCGTCACGCTGGACCATGTGCTGAAAAACGGCGACATCGTGGAGATCCTCACCTCCAAGAACGCCAAGGGTCCCAGCCGGGACTGGATGAAGATTGCCAGAAGCAGCGAGGCCCGCAGCAAGATTCGCCAGTGGTTCAAGAAGGAGAAGAAAGAGGAGAACATCGCAAACGGCCGTGCCGCCTTCGAGGCGGAGCTGAAGCACTGCGGCATCTCCATGAAGGACGTTCTCTCGCCGGAGATGCTGCCGGTGCTGTTGAAGCGGGTGTCCTACGGCTCTCTGGACGACATGTACGCCGCCATCGGCTACGGCGGCTTCACCGCCCAGAAGGCAGTGAGCCGGATCCAGGGGGAGCTGAACCGGGTGGCGAAGCTCCACCAGGCGGAAAAGGCCGCCGAGGAGCTGGCGGAGGCCAAACCGGCGGAGCCTGCCAAACAGCCCTCCGCTCCCAAGCGGGTGAAGAGCGAGCAGGGCATCATCGTGGAGGGCCTGGATAACTGCCTGGTGAAGTTCTCCAAGTGCTGCACCCCGGTGCCGGGGGACGACATCATCGGCTTTATCACCCGGGGTACGGCGTGTCCGTCCACCGGTGCGACTGTCCCAACGCCTCGGAGGAGAAGCGATCCCAGCCGGGGCAGGAGGGGCGCTGGATCAAGGTCTCCTGGGGCGGCGACACCAACGACAGCTATCCCACGATTTTGGAGGTGGTGTGCAAGGACCGGCAGGGCCTGCTGCTGGACATCTCCGCTGCCCTCTCCACGACGAATACCTTTGTGCTGGGCATCAACTCCCGCAGTACAGAGGACCAGTTTGCCATCTTCCGGCTGGAGATCCGGGTGAAGGACGGCGCCCAGCTGAAGTCCGTCATGAACAAGCTGAACCAGATCTCCGGGGTGCTGAAGGTCAACCGACCGGCGGGGTGAGAGCGGCTTCCGCCGGGGTGATTCGATGGCGGAAGAGCTTCCGGGGGGATGTAGGGGCGGCGATCAACCGCCCGGAGATGATTTGGGCCGCCGAACGGCGGCCACGGGGGATTCTGCTCCCGCAGGGGGCCGCTTCCACGGGGGATGCGCCCCCCATTGTCGTCGTCGCAAAGTCCGCTCAGCTCCGTTTCCGCCTGCGGCGAAAACTGCGCCCGCTCCCTTGCTCCTCCTCTCCCCACCGCGCGGGGCGCGGCGGGGGCCCCTTTCGGTCTTGCC
This DNA window, taken from Dysosmobacter welbionis, encodes the following:
- a CDS encoding D-alanyl-D-alanine carboxypeptidase family protein is translated as MKKLVVLLCALLALGSSAQALEVSAPSALLMEKETGTVLFAKDEHAKLEPASVTKVMTLLLTMEAIDAGQLHYDDVVTASAHACSMGGSQIWLKENEQMTVSDMLKAVCVVSANDCAVALAETVAGSEEAFVERMNQRAAELGMADTHFCNATGLPAEGHVTSAYDIALMSRELIRNHPDIRQYTTIWMDSLRDGASSLVNTNRLIRFYQGATGLKTGSTDSALYCLSGTAERDGMELIAVIMKAPTSTQRFEDATNLLNYGFSTYTLENVVPESALPPVPVSLGTQATVQPVLGENTHLLLEKAKAGSLQQLVTLADSVEAPVAAGSQLGTLTITSGEEVVAELPILAGEEIPRVTFGQMLVQMLRTAFLCG
- a CDS encoding glucose-6-phosphate isomerase → MLDVKSFQLQSFLPLPYEEVLAPRLKRAHEKLQSGSGAGGEFTGWVHLPRDYDREEFARIQAAASRIRANSQALVVIGIGGSYLGARGVIDCLRSPNYNLKRKDTPNIYFVGNGLSSDAMGEVLDLVADVDFSVNVISKSGTTTEPAVAFRFFRAALEKKYGREGARERIYATTDKARGALKSLADSEGWETFVVPDDVGGRYSVLTAVGLLPIAVAGVDITALMQGAAEMMETCTEASFRCPAWRYAAIRYELYRAGRSIELLACYDPAFRFMAEWWKQLFGESEGKEGKGLFPASVEFTADLHSMGQYIQEGKRLMFETVVRLGPSDRQLTVPADEADGDGLNFLAGKSLDFIRDRAMEGTLLAHTEGGVPNLIVETSGRTPADLGQLIYFFEYACGLSGYLLDVNPFDQPGVEAYKKNMFALLGKPGYEDRRAQLESKLEG
- a CDS encoding ATP-binding protein — translated: MVRLIMGVKGSGKTKQLIELINNAAKDEPGNVVCIEANRTMTYDIHYHIRLIDAQEYNLDSYELFRGFISGLYAGNYDISHVFIDNLCKTIGREVDKDTENFLNWLDAFGEKNNIKFTVTISADLSLATDGMQKFL
- a CDS encoding S-layer homology domain-containing protein produces the protein MKRRLQWFCSCALLCALLVTAALPAPAAAASTGFSDVPESHWAADSIRRAVDLGLFQGQTPTRFGLGAPMTRGAFVVALCRLFGWEMVTPEAGSYTDNQDKSAWYYSAVETAYANGAITRQTDTFRPREPITREELAVMLVRAMGYGTIAGLAQDLPMPFRDVTTNVGYIAMAHELGLVNGTAATTFSPDQTATREQAAVMLIRLYDSYHAAAPEKTGIAYSAEGLTDLTGYGAVAVGGARLIYAGESRLAGTPDAETAAALQETITAAGAVPLLHVGGSASALKDDPSHTAEVLAAAVESGGYEGLFLDLAELSSAQKKDFTALAEALRAELGEDRLLYLMVEAPVWQGAAYNGYDYAALSEPADKLVVRVADYGDVSEDFPIAPLAPLEEVYYALAELADQVDSDCLSLLLTTTGSAWTDGRHIGQASAAEIEQLLSASQTKDYYSDRYACAYLTSGSGDTAVWYLNGEAALERARMAAFFGVDQLCLSDLSSVADYDNYNLLEGLDAGSSQVQI
- a CDS encoding DHH family phosphoesterase gives rise to the protein MRFKKWNIGTPAERDVALLRSAGYPYLLSTVLAARGVTTAEAAAEALERDRSLSMSPMLMRDMDKAVARIQRAISQGETIAVFGDYDVDGITSTVLLMDYLKSCGVRCLRHIPRRIEEGYGLSKEAIQGLRDQGATLMITVDCGITGNEEVDFAASIGLDVVITDHHECKEELPRALAVVDPHRSDCPYPFKHLAGVGVALKLVLALGARAGRMPCSPDTAPWRPLAPLPT
- a CDS encoding single-stranded-DNA-specific exonuclease RecJ, yielding MRMEGENRTIAFCGLEALPHTDFVGVHALLKEAGLLGKPITSVQIGFVLAPRINAAGRMGAADLAADLLETDDPARAEELAKALCDLNRERQAVEQAICADATEKIERLRAEDRSALVLSSEDWHQGVVGIVASRLSEKYACPSFMIHLKDGVGKGSCRSYGGFNLFSALESCADLLEGFGGHELAAGFTISEENIDAFRARMNRYVRSASGGERAVSCLDVDAPISCPGEVTLAEVEQLDQLEPYGAGNPRPVFALLGATVDVLQPVGQGKHLKLRLSKGTCRFDAIFFSMTEETCGVAAGMRVDAAFYLQANTFRGNTTLQLQLIDIRPSLTPSRHEAADLDLLHRLVAGEGLTGQERARLQASRSQFAAFWTVLERQLRRGKAEEEMLPFLRRLSALSGGCESFLRAGLALAVFQERGLIALSVQGDQVTLSLNPIQGKVDLFACPYLSRLREDAAGKSGGVVS